CCGAGATGCTCGGCGGACCAAAGGCCCCTGGAATAGGCTTCGCCATCGGAGAAGACCGGCTGATCCTAACGTTGCAGGCCCAGGAATCGGCTGCTGTTGCGCAGAAGCTCGATGCGTTTCTCGCTCCAATGGGAGTCGCGCAGAACGCCGCCGCACTCGCGCTGGCGCAGGAGCTTCGTCGATCTGGACTCGCCGTTGAGGTGGGAGACGGAACCTTTCGATTGAAGAAGTCCTTCGAAGCCGCCGACAAGCTCGCACGGCGGATGGTGATTGTCGGCGAAGACGAGGTTTCCTCGGGTATCCTGACGGTCAAAGACTTCAGCGCCGGCGAACAGACAAAGGTTCCTAGAGCAGATTTGGCCGAAGTGTTGCGAGGATAGGTCATGCACGGATTGGCAGCAGATGCAGATCTCAGCTTTCTAAAGGGAAAGTTGCTGACCCAGATCTGTTTCGGAGAATTTCAGGTTCAACTTCATTTTCATGAAGAGAGTACTTATATCTCCGTCGAGTCGTCCTTCGAGTTCGAGCAGGCTGACGGAGTCTTTGAAAAATATGTCGTTGGTCCTGAGTCCGGTGAACGGAACATTCATCAATTCGCCAATCAGTTGACTAAATTTATTGGTGGCACTGTAGAGCATGTCGAATGGGTTGTAGATGGAACCCTGACACTCACTTTCCCGACGCACGGAAAGTTGAGGGTCCTGGACGACAACCCGCGATTTGAGGCTTATCAGATCGGCCATGGCAAAGACTTCTTCGTTATTTAGATCGCAAGAACTCCGTACAATAGGAACATCGTGACACTCGACTTTTTAGGCACTCTGCAGCGCACACTTATGTGCGGTGAACTTCGTATCGAACAGGACGGTCAGGAGATCGTCCTCATGGGGTGGGTCAACCGCCGCCGCGACCACGGCAACCTCATCTTTCTCGACGTACGTGACCGCAGCGGTATCACCCAGGTCGTGCTCGATAAAGAGGTCTCCACCGAGGCGCACGCCAAGGCCGAGGCTGCGCGATCCGAGTACGTGGTCGCGGTCAAGGGCAAGGTTCGCCGGCGCGGTGCAGGGCTCAAGAATCCCAACATGCCGACCGGCGCGATCGAGGTCGTCGCCAGCGAACTGCTGCTGCTCAACGAGGCCAAAACTCCTCCGTTCTCGCCCGCCGAAGATGCGATTGCGAACGAAGAGGTCCGGTTGAAGTATCGCTATCTCGACCTGCGGCGGCCACAGATGCAGCACAACTTCGAGCTGCGCAGCAAAGTCGCAATGGCGATCCGCAACTACCTAGTCGACCAGGGCTTTCTCGAAATTGAGACGCCCTTCATGACACGATCGACTCCCGAAGGCGCACGCGACTACCTCGTCCCCAGCCGCGTGCATGCGGGAAGCTTCTACGCATTGCCGCAGTCGCCGCAGATCTTCAAGCAGATTCTGATGATCTCCGGCTTCGACAAGTACTTCCAGATCGCGCGCTGCTTCCGCGATGAAGATCTTCGCGCCGACCGCCAGCCCGAGTTCACCCAGATCGACCTCGAGATGAGCTTCCCCCAGCAGGAGAAGGTCTTTCGCGTAGTCGAAGGATTTCTCACCGCCGCGTTCAAGACAGCTTCCATCTCTCTGACGACACCTTTTGTGCAGATGACCTACGACGACGCGATTCGCAACTACGGCATCGACAAGCCGGACATGCGACTGCCCGCGATGGTTTCTCTGACCGACGTGCTGACGCCAGAGCTGCGCGATTCGCTGAAGATCGAGAAGGACCTGCCGGTACTT
The nucleotide sequence above comes from Tunturibacter empetritectus. Encoded proteins:
- a CDS encoding DUF6188 family protein, yielding MAADADLSFLKGKLLTQICFGEFQVQLHFHEESTYISVESSFEFEQADGVFEKYVVGPESGERNIHQFANQLTKFIGGTVEHVEWVVDGTLTLTFPTHGKLRVLDDNPRFEAYQIGHGKDFFVI
- the aspS gene encoding aspartate--tRNA ligase: MCGELRIEQDGQEIVLMGWVNRRRDHGNLIFLDVRDRSGITQVVLDKEVSTEAHAKAEAARSEYVVAVKGKVRRRGAGLKNPNMPTGAIEVVASELLLLNEAKTPPFSPAEDAIANEEVRLKYRYLDLRRPQMQHNFELRSKVAMAIRNYLVDQGFLEIETPFMTRSTPEGARDYLVPSRVHAGSFYALPQSPQIFKQILMISGFDKYFQIARCFRDEDLRADRQPEFTQIDLEMSFPQQEKVFRVVEGFLTAAFKTASISLTTPFVQMTYDDAIRNYGIDKPDMRLPAMVSLTDVLTPELRDSLKIEKDLPVLGFVIPKAGTLSGTQKRALVEEIRATFGDSGLDLLDVARLKTNEAFASLAASIEAKLSDEQTRFEAATKQVDAADLVIVITPKLGTPAKWNHDPQWIYKRVGALRLQLAAKFADKHKLFEKTGTEADYKFLWVTDFPMYEWDEETKVWNAAHHPFTSPHEEDIKAGRLTNDKGAVRALAYDIVLNGTELGSGSIRIHRQDVQAEIFRSLGMSDAEAKQRFGFFLDALEYGTPPHGGIALGLDRIVMILAGATSLREVIAFPKTAKAIDLMVDAPTPVSDQQMRELHLKTVTRT